A genomic window from Silene latifolia isolate original U9 population chromosome Y, ASM4854445v1, whole genome shotgun sequence includes:
- the LOC141632517 gene encoding uncharacterized protein LOC141632517 — MTAVLADSWNVNGYRLVCKSWSPTIVEELAEITTVPIWILFPNLDPCFWSQSALSKVASFVGRPICADEPTTTKSKIAFSRILVVVDLSKELPRGMTLQTPYCGTVLQKIDYEWVPHFCHSCKKIGHTQDRCNKNKPRQLYKPKQPIIEPVVTVTGQDKEGFITTPLKKSTPKKIAVVTTDSVVTDLGN; from the coding sequence ATGACTGCTGTCCTGGCAGACTCCTGGAATGTTAATGGTTATCGTTTGGTTTGTAAGTCATGGTCCCCTACTATTGTAGAGGAATTAGCTGAGATCACTACTGTCCCAATATGGATTTTGTTTCCTAACCTTGACCCATGTTTCTGGTCTCAATCTGCATTGAGTAAAGTGGCAAGTTTTGTAGGAAGGCCAATTTGTGCTGATGAACCCACCACCACTAAGAGTAAGATTGCCTTTTCTCGAATTTTGGTGGTGGTTGATCTCTCTAAAGAGTTGCCTAGAGGTATGACTCTCCAAACACCATACTGTGGCACTGTCCTACAAAAGATTGACTATGAATGGGTgcctcatttttgtcattcttgtaAGAAAATTGGGCATACCCAGGATAGGTGTAATAAGAACAAACCCAGGCAACTCTACAAGCCCAAGCAGCCTATAATTGAGCCTGTTGTGACTGTTACTGGGCAAGATAAAGAGGGCTTCATTACTACCCCTCTCAAGAAGAGTACTCCAAAGAAAATTGCTGTTGTTACAACTGATTCAGTGGTTACTGATTTAGGCAATTAA
- the LOC141632516 gene encoding uncharacterized protein LOC141632516, giving the protein MDRSWMYGKRDFEYLERLHEFITQAVEHQRQQGDDAQLMCPCSACKNQKKVKSRSEMREHLILKGFKPNYTVWIWYGEKENDIPNCPNAVNVEKQVDNIMVDFEVIGEDCNNNEVNEHSDAKECDNVDQMMDDLEKDFVDSVLKLYTLKAGNGWSDKSFTALLRLLSDMLPKGNELPTNTYRCKKVLCPLATNYQKIHACPSDCILYRKDYNDVDECPQCKKSRYKLKKGRKKGGPAKTLWYLSIIPWFKRLFANPKDAEYMLWHDKGRKKDGKLRHVADAPQWRTIDRDFPEFGSEPRNLRLGLCTDGINPFGTLSTQHSTWPIMLIIYNLPPWLTTKSKYILLTMLISGPKQPGNDIDVYLEPLIEDLKML; this is encoded by the exons ATGGATCGAAGTTGGATGTATGGAAAGCGTGATTTTGAGTATCTTGAAAGGCTCCATGAATTTATTACTCAAGCAGTTGAACATCAAAGACAACAAGGGGATGATGCACAACTCATGTGCCCGTGTAGCGCATGTAAGAATCAAAAGAAGGTGAAGTCTAGAAGTGAAATGCGAGAACATTTGATATTAAAGGGGTTTAAACCAAATTATACTGTGTGGATATGGTACGGAGAGAAAGAGAATGATATTCCTAATTGTCCTAACGCCGTAAATGTTGAGAAACAAGTTGATAATATTATGGTTGATTTTGAGGTAATTGGAGAGGATTGTAATAACAATGAGGTTAATGAGCATAGTGATGCTAAGGAGTGTGATAATGTCGATCAGATGATGGATGATCTTGAAAAAGATTTTGTTGATT CGGTGTTGAAGTTGTACACCTTAAAAGCTGGGAACGGGTGGAGCGATAAAAGTTTTACTGCTTTATTGAGACTCTTGTCCGATATGTTGCCGAAAGGTAATGAGCTTCCCACTAACACTTATCGATGTAAGAAAGTGTTGTGTCCCCTCGCTACGAATTACCAAAAAATCCATGCGTGCCCGAGTGACTGCATTTTGTACCGTAAAGACTACAACGACGTAGATGAGTGCCCACAATGCAAGAAGTCAAGATATAAGCTTAAAAAAGGTCGTAAAAAAGGGGGTCCGGCAAAGACCTTATGGTATTTATCAATAATACCATGGTTTAAGCGTTTGTTTGCAAATCCGAAAGATGCAGAGTATATGTTATGGCATGACAAAGGGAGGAAGAAAGATGGCAAGTTACGACATGTCGCCGATGCTCCTCAGTGGAGGACAATCGATAGAGATTTCCCGGAATTTGGTAGTGAACCTAGAAATTTAAGATTAGGGCTTTGCACTGACGGAATTAATCCTTTCGGAACTCTAAGtacccaacatagtacttggccaatAATGTTAATAATTTACAATCTCCCTCCTTGGCTTACTACAAAGAGCAAATACATTTTATTGACCATGTTAATATCAGGTCCTAAACAACCGGGTAATGATATTGACGTGTATCTAGAGCCACTGATAGAGGATTTAAAAATGTTGTGA